AAAGGGGAAGTAAATGCATGAAGGGACCCAGCCAAAACAGCCTGGGGAGGTGCTATCTGGACCATCAGCAATGCCCTTGCTTGGTCTTCTTGCCTTGCCACCAGCCTCCTAGAGCTTGGGGGATGCTCTGGGCTCAGATCTACACCCAGTGCCTCCAGTTCCTTGCTTATTCTTGTCCCCATAGGAGACAGTGACATAAGTGCTCTGAGTTTATTTGCCTGAGGGGGCTGGTGGCTGGTAGGTGCCATAAGCCACTGGCTGCAATGGTTGTGTCCCTAAGTCTTGGACAGGGTCTCCTGGGATTATTCCCTGCAGGGTGTTCCCCTATGCCATGCTGTTCATTAAACAGCTCAGGAGACCTGTGGCCACTGTGGTGACACCTCTGCCAGGGTGTGCTGGGATGTGGGGTCACCTTGGTCCCCTCAAACCCCCGTGTTTCCTGTCTCCCCACCAGGCCTACCTGCGAGCGGTCGACGTGAagatcctgcagcagctggtggTGGTGAATGAGGGCATCGAGGCGGTGAagtggctgctggaggagcgGAGCATGCTGACCAGCcgctgcagcagcctggccagCAGCCAGTACAGCCTGGTGGAGAGCCAGGCGGCCTCGCGGCGGGGCAGCTGGGACAGCCTGCAGGACCCCAATGACCCGCTGGACAGCATCTCCGTCGGTAGCTACCTGGACACGTTGGCTGATGACATGGATGAGTATTCCCAAAACGCTGCCGAAACCGCCGCTGCATCCGCATCGGGCAGAGCTCTGGTCAGGGCGGAGCAGGATTGGGTCAGGATCGACCCTGAGAGGGGTCTGGCAAAGCAAGAGAAGGGCAAAGCGGAGCACGAGTGGCCCCACGTGGACGTCTCCCCACCCAGGCTGCCCCAGGATCACCGGTTTGCGAAGGAGCCCCAGGTGGCCAACGGGCATTTGGGCCAGCAGCTCTCCCCTGTGGAACCAGGCAGAGACACCAAAGTGCCATCAGGGGCTGGGGAGAGGCCAGGGAAGGGGAACCTGGGTGGGAAGGCTCACAAAGCTGAGGCTGACTTTGAGAACTGCAAACTCAACAGCAAACTGCACCTGGAGTATGATGCCCACTGGCGCTGGCTCCAGTCTCAGGATGATGTGACGTTCTTGTAGCCCGTGGCTTCACGTTTCCCAGTCCAGCTCTCCCAACTGCTCGCTCTGCTTCACTTGTCTCCGCTTGGGAGAGCTGGGGTGGCTGGAGAAGGGGGGACAGGCTGGCTCAGTGGTGCTGCACTGTTCCTCTGACCCCCCTGTCAGTGTTTGGTGATTCAGCCCTAAGGGATGGGGTGCTGGCCCTGCAGCAAATTTGTGGGAGGGGGGAGATGAGATGGGTGCCCATAAATTTAATCCTTTGCTCTGGGGGGGTGGTTGCAGGTGGCTGGTCACTCCTCTGTTGTCCTTGATGTTGGTGGCAGGGAAGGGTTGGTGGGAAAACCTGGTGCAGTGGGACCTCTCCCCTCTAATCCTCAGCCTTCTATCTGCAAAAACTGGGGACCCTTCCTATAAACCTGCTGCTCAGAGAGGACAGGAGATGCTCCCACACATCCATGGTGGCACCAGCATGCTCAGTGCGAGGTGTGGGGCAAGACCAGCAGCAGGTCATCCCTGTTGGATGTGCTCATTTCCATCACTGTCTTCAAGGCCAGTGTCCATCCAGGGTAGAGTTGACCTGGGGCACCTGGGGTTTGGCCTCAGCACATGGGGGATGCTAAAATCCCCTTTCCTGTGTGTGAAGCCCTGCCTTGTTTGAACGCCTTCATCTGTGCCCTGTGGAAGAAGGATGATGGTGCAGACTTCCCTTCCCAATGTGATTACACGAGAAGGGCAATGCACAGAGTGGGAGATAGAGATCCAGTTCTCCCAGTTTGTTTCTGGACTGTCTTCCACTATGGAACCATGTCCTGCTGAAACCCCAGGATGTGGCAGTGTACAGGCAGCCTGGCAGAGCCTGCGGGGCTCAGGCTCAGAGAGGCTCGTGCTTCCCCCTGACACAGTGTGGTGGGGGTGACGACTGGGATTCTCCACCTGTGTGATGAATGGTGCCAGGTCTCTACCCCCTAACAGCAACCAGAAACATGAGGCTTCTCTGCCGGGGTGGATTTGCAGTGACCCTGCCCCGGAGTCATCTTCTCTGTCCTTTTAGCCTTGGCTTCTGCCTGTGCCTTTTACTGTCCACGCACTATGCCCCCCAGCACACTCCTCGCTGGCTCGTAGAGCATGGCTTGAAGCTGGAGCTGCATGAGAGCTTGGGCAGGGCCTGCTGCCTTCATCAGATGATGCAGGAAGGACCTGAGCATCGTGCTTCAAGGAGAGGGGCTCTTCCACATGCGTGGATAAGCCATGGGTGCATCTTCCACCGGCACAGTGCTGTGACGGCTTTGCTCTCACCATGATGCCATCATTCCCCTGCTTCCATGGGTCACAGCCTGGCTCTTCCCTTGCTGGGGTGGTAGGAGTGGGGACAATATCTGATGTCCATGAGAAGCCAAGAGAGAGGGAAGACCTGGCTGTGACTCTCCCTAGATGTGAGATGTGAGCTGGCCATGGATAGGAAGGTGGTTGTGTGCATGACAGGTTCAGCTTTGTGCCTCCGAAGCAGCACCTTCAGTGGAAACTACACTCCATACTGAGAACCCCGAGCACCCTCCCTTCCGCTGCAGATCCTCAGGGCTTTCCTGGATGGACAGGGAGAGCAGAACAGCACCCAAAATTCCAGGAGATGGCACCTGCTGAGGACTTGGGGGAATCCCAGCAAACTGGGACCAGGTTGCTCTATATGAGCATCCCATCTGCCTGCCCTGGCGCAGCTTTGCTTGGCTTGCCATTGCCTACAAGCAGCTCATGGCTCCCTGTGTAGCTCCACTGCTGCTAAGCCACCACGTCCCCCAAGGCTGGCTGTCCCCCGCTTTCCTTCTAGCCCTGCATGGCATGAATCAGCTGAGAGTCCCTGGGGGAGACAGGGTAAGTCCCACAGCGCTGTTAAATCATTCTCATAAAAAAATAGCTGGCTTAATAAATGGTAGCGTTTCTCCCAGGCCACAGTGTCGGTGCTTTGCTGGGCTTATGGGGGTTTATAGGGAAAGGGGAGAGTGAGatgccctggagctgctggcagctctgcaggcagagtCCTTAAACCCAGTTCTTAACCCCAGTCCTTAAACAGGGACAGACCACGTGTCTGGGGATCTGTCCCTTCTCACATCAGGGTGGTGACACATAAAAGTCACACTTCCTGAAGCAGCTGGGTACCAGAACACATCTGCTGGGAGCGAGGATGCTGGTGATACTGGATCTCTGGGAGATGGGGCGTATTGAGATCAGCTGATCTATTTCTTCACTTACAAATACCCTTCCTGCCCCAAGTTTCCAAGGAAGATCTTTGTAGGTGTTTGCCAGCCCTATTAGCTCTGCTGGGGTCACGTTTGTTTCCCTTGTTCTGTAGCTGCAGCCTTggctcctgcagcctcctccagccAGGATGTGCAGGGAGGTCTGGGTATGGGACAGAGACTTCTCCAGCCTGCCCTGGGGtgggagcagccacagctctgaTTTGAGGTTGTTGGGATTTGCTCCTGGGTGGGTCCCTTTAAAACCACTGGAGCTGGCGCTCGTGGAAACATCATCCTTTCCAAAGCAAACGCAAGCAGCTTATCCAGCCCTGCCATCCTGGCCCAGCATCCGTTCCGTCTCCTGGCTTTGAAACTGTGAGCTTTTGCAGATGGAGAGGTGGATGCTGGAGCCAGCAGGGTTTGGCAGGATTTCCACATTTTATGCTGGACTGaggtaaaaaataaagcagggaaACCTTAGAAACAAAATGCCCAGCCCATTCCTCTTCCATAGCTAGACCCCAGGCAGCTCCGTGTCGCCTTTGCTGGGGCTCCTCTGGGCATGGACTCTTAAGCCTAGTTTACAGGAGCCACAGTTGCCCATAGCCCCAGAAACTGGGTATCATCTGCTCAAATCTCAGCACCTCTGTCTTGCTGCAAGGTGGGTGCAGCAATGGGGTGcagagcacccatgggtgagAAGCAGCCTGCAGCATAGACCTGGAGCCTCTCTTCTCACCACTGCCCAGGGAGGAGCAGTGCctggccctgcctgctgctgcccttgggCTGTTCTTGGgctgtgcagctctggtgtcaggtaagaaaacaagcagataAAGCAGGCAGGATCCCAGCCGGTGCCAGAAAACACCCACCTCTTACAATAAAAACACCATcaagtcattttttttttctttttaaagatatacACAGAGATTAGACTGACTTAACGAGGCAGTAAAACACTTCAATGCCTCCCCTTGCTAGCTATTAAACACTCCCCTGGGCCTTCCCCTCCCCATGTGTAGCTTGGCTTGGAAAGGGCCTGTCCCCTGAGTGCTGCAGCCATTTAAGCAATTTATGGTAGTTCCTGTGGGGAAGCACCATGAAAATAACCTTTTCACAGAGGGGAAGAGCCCAGTGCCCACGGCCAAAGGGGAGGTGGCatccagcccctctgcccctCACTGTGGCCTTTGGTCTGgcagccccatagccccatacAACCCCATGGGCTGGCTGGTGTGGGGTGCATTGCTGTGGGGTGACCAGGGGAGTCGGTGCAGGGGGTGTGGGGCTGGATCCTGGCACTGTGACCTTCATCGAGGCCGGGGCAGGGATGCTCCATGTTGTCCCTTGTACCATTCCCTGTGCATTGCTCAGGGATCAGGTGCTGGGAGGAAAACTGTAATAGGGCTGCTTGGGGCTGTTCTAAAATGAACCCTTTGGGCTCTGCTTGAGGCTTGTCTCTGGCATCCACTGCTGAGATGAGAAGGTAAGAAAAGGTCCAGATGAACCAAGTGTAACCTGGAGCTGACAATGTCTTGCCCTCTGGTTTCCCTGAGATGAGCACGGGCTGCATTACAGAGTGACCTGCCTGAAAACCAAACCCCTCAAGAGAAAGTGTTCAGCTATAGGGGTGCAATGAAGTGACCCAGTGACACCAGTGGCAGTGCAGGGTTGTCCCACTCACCCCATGGTTCTCTAGTTACCAGGAGTAGTGTTGCAGGCAGGGCCCTGGGCTTGAGCTGCCTGACCCATTGCAGGCAGCGTGGGGCAGAAGAGGCCAACAAATGGGACAGGAAGGGCTGGTCATGCCCCCACACCCTGCTCTCAGCTTGCCCTGTTTTGGCTGTGGGGATGTTCTCCAGGGCAAGACTGAAATGTTAGTGCTGGTGGGAGCCAAGTGGTGATCCCCAAGGAGAGCCCCATGATGCCAAAACCACCTCCAGATCGGGACAGCATTCAGTCCTGGCACTGGGGACCTGGCACCCAGGCTGGCCCCATCATCCAGCTCTCCTTCTCTCCTGGTTTCACCCAGCCTGCTCCCTATGCCCTGCCCAGGACACCCCTGTACCAGGTTAAACCAGCCCAATGGAGGGTTCCTGTGTCCTGAGTTTTCAGCTGGTTTCcagtttttccttcccattgcCTCAGGATTACAGGTTTCCAAAGGCAGAACCTCCTACAGGTTTTGTGCAAAGAGGCAGCTGAGAAGGCAGAGATGTCCCCCAGTGCCTGTCTTCTAAGGAAGGGCATGCTTTCAGTGTGTGCTCAACCTCTATCACACACTGGAGAAGCCACACCAGGCAGGGGATGCTCCAACTGTCCAGCATGGGAGCGTCTCATAGGAACCTCCTGCCTCCTGTGGTACCCCCCGAGTTCCCCCCCCGAGTCTGCTCTTGGCTCATCGGATGAGTGACCCAGAGGCTGTTGAACACAGGGACAAAGCTGGAGCACAAGCCAGGAGCAAGCTGAGCCTTCGGGAAATGCCTCCCGGGTCTGTTCCCTGCCCAGCCTTTGCTTTGGATACTAATCCTTTGGCTTTAGAGCTTCCCAACCCTCCTTGAGAGTGAAAAACAAGCATGACTGCTCGGGGCCTCAGGGGTGTGACAAGGGACGGGTGACAAGGACAGTTTCTGGGCTGGGTTCCCTGCCCATGTCACCCTTCCAGCCCAGCCAGGGTGCCAGGagtccccttcctcctcctttgggTGGTGGGCACCCCCCCTGGCCCATCAGGGTCCCCAGTGTGccagcttctccttcccattCACGTGACCCATTGCTTGGCAAGAGTACCCCCCCTTTCCCACTTCCCATGTAGAGTGGGACCTGGGTTCACCCCACTCAGTGCCACTCCAGGGGTGACACCAGAAGCTGTGTGTGCCCAGGAGATGTGTGTGCTCCTGTCGCCACCTCCTGCCCGCCTTCGGTCCCCGGTGGGGAGGGGAGTGAAAATCGGAATTGCTCTTTAGAGAAATTAATCTTCTTTCACTGCCTTAGCTCAGTCTGACCTAGAAGAACCCCCCTGGGTTGGTTTTGTCCCTTCTGCGGTGTGTTTAAAGGGAAAATTACAGTGAATATGTTACAGAGAGGCTGTGGGAGACCAGGGCCAgacctgcagcagggaaaagcaacACAGGTAGTGTCTGAACAGTTTTAGGCAGGATTTCCCATGCTGCCCTCTCCTCTGGACCACCTGATCCCAGTGGCTGGAGAAAATTGCATCTGCTGTGGGCAGTAGAACAGAAACAGTGAAAGGTTAAAAGATGTGCTGGGTTCCCCCTGGCAGGGTGCAGAGTCGTTTGGCTGGAGAGAAGTAAGAGCTGAGCTGCTTAAGAGAGAAATCACACAtcagcagggagggcaggggtGCTGCCTGGCCAGGGCTGGTGTCCCCATTCTACATGGCCACCTCTCAGGGGGATGTCAGGATACATCTCCActggggacaggatggggagCAGGAACAGAGAGGGATGTCTCCAAATGGGAGTGAAGCTACAGTGCTCGCAGCTCTCCATGGATGGCGGTGGTCCTGGCGGGGGTGACTGTGGCTGTGGCTGGGTAGAAGGACAGTGCTGGCCACTGTGGCAGGGATGGGAGGTGAAATGTGCCTCTCCCGGGCACGTGTGCCGCTCCCATCCCACCAAACCTCCCATTTCAcatttccttctccccaggctcagagcagagcagagaggtcAGGCAGTTGCTCCAGTCTTCATCCATAAACCTCTGTATGTCTGACTGTGTGTCCCTCCTCATCAGAGTGCTGTGACGGGCAGGGGGGTGCAACACTTGCAGCCCTCAAACACCTTCTGCAAAAGGGTTTTGTGTCCACAACTATCCCCAGCCAGGATCTGTGCCCTGGGAGAGAGGCAACACTGGGAACTGAAGGGATTTGAGGCAGTTTTGGGGTAGCAGCCCCCATTTCGAAGGCTCAGTCCTGGGCCTTGGGGCGGGAGGGCGCAGGCAGTGTGTGCAGTGGGGATTATGGTTGCTATAAAAAGTACCAGCATCTCTCGCCCCTGCTCCCTAAGGTGCTTAGGAGAGGAAAGAGGTGCTTAAAGAGCAACCTCCTGCACTAAAGAGGGGCAGGGACTGGAGCAGTCGGAGCAGCTTGACACCCTCATCAGCCCCCTTTCCCCTTGAcaccccccaaacctccccccAGGCAAAGCAGCCCCCAGCACCTTTGCCCATGGACCTTCTCCCTGAGCCCCTGATGTTGGACGGCCAGACCCTCATACCCTGCTTGGACGACGTGGGGGACAAGGAGAGGGTTGGTGGGGGACAGCCCAGCCCTTAGCAGGGGTCCTGGTGGGCAAGAAGAGCAGATGAGGTTGCTGTACCATTTGCACTGGCCCCCAAACAACTCTTCTTTCCCTATCCTCTCAGTCTCGCTTGTCCATCTGGTCCTATACTGCCACCCCACTTCAGAGGTGCTCTGAGGGTACTGGTGATATCCTCCAAAATGCAGCCAGTCCAGGGGTGGGTGCTTGGGCTGGAAGCCACTGATGTCTTGGAGGGACAGGGGCTGCTTTCAGCCAAAAGCCACACTCTGCTCCAGTTTCTGGAGGCAAAATGGCTCCCTGGCTTCTCATGACTCTCTGACAGATTCAGAGCATCCTCAGAGCTCAGCATTAGTGCGGTGTCTGTTGACGAATCAGGGCAAGGCAGGTGCCAGATGACGGCAGTGATGCAGGGATGCGGGGTGTGAAGGTGGTGTGTGAAACTGCTGTCCTCTGCTGTTTGCCCTGTCATGTTGCAGGTGCCAGTGGGGTCACAgtagagaaagggaaagaaagcagctACAGCCATGGGGTTCTGCACAGCTCCAGGGCCAGCCTGGTTCCCGGTGCTGACCAGGTGAGACCCTGCAGCTCAGGAGGACGGTTGGTGGTTCCCCCTGCCATGCACACTGCCATAGCATTACCTGAGGCTCGGTTGGTCTGGGGATGGACACAGCACCAGGATCCTTCCTTGCATCCCTGCAAAAAAGAGGTTTCAAAGGAGGGGTCCTGGCTCCAGGAGGGGAGTGGGTTGAGGGTAATTCCTCACCAATCTCTTCCCAGCCTTGAGCAGCCCGGTGGACCCCGGTGCCGGTGGCCACAGGAGGGAGCTtggctccttccttctcctcctgctcgGACGACAGTGTCCTGGGGTGGATGACAGCCACGCTGGCGCAGGGTGCGAGCTGCTGCTTGGTGCAGGAGCATCTTCTTGGGATCAAACCGTGTCATGTGGGACCCAAGAAGTCTCAGGAAGGGAGCGAGGACCCGGCCGGAGTGGAAGGGGCTGCTTCCATCCCCAGAGAAGCCTCATTTCCACCAGCTGGATGATGGATCCTCAGTGCAGatgagctgctggggctgttgCCTGCAGCTGTGAGGGGACCAGTTGTGCCCGGTGAGTGGCATGTCCCCATAGCAGGGACCAGTCCCTTTGAGAGCAGTGCCAATGCTGGACACATGGCCTCACTCCCGCCCAGCAGTGGCTGGGGACATCTGAGTCACCCCAATGCCCAGCCTCTATGTGTTGAAAGAGCAGGGAAGCAAGGAAACCAGCCCTCCCACCCTGTACAAGCTCCTGTCCCCCAGGAATCTGGACCTTCCCAGTTTCCCCAGCACACAGACGTCTCCATCACTGACAGACCCAGGATCACACCCCAGCATCCCCCCATGCCACTGTGGCATTGCTGCCTGGCTTTTCCTTGACAGCCGCACTGCAGGACGTGGCATTACAAACCCAGGGCCAAAAAAACAAATAGGAGAAGAATGATGGTTAGAGCAATGGAGTGTCTGATTGGAAATGGTTAATTACTGAGGGATGGTTTGCGGTACTGTAGCTACTGCCCTTGCTTGCTGCAAAGCAGACAAAGCCCCAGCGTGGGACTGCTGGTAATGGCTCTCATTAAAAGCCATCAGAGTAGGAGGttgaaaatacattcattttcccCTAACTGCattcagaaggggaaaatgatGCTCTGGCTCCTGCTGTTAGGGGTGCACTGTGTACCTCAGGCTGGGAAAGGCAGTGCTCGGCTCCCTGAATGCAGAGGCAGAAGTCCTGACCACTTGGCTTTTCCTGGGATCAGATCTCTGGGCCAGCATTATAGCCTTTTATTAAGTTTAGGAAATATGTGGAGATCAAAGGGGTCTTCATAAGGAAGAGGCACTGGGACCAAGGAATGAGGTTGGCCCTGGTGCCTGTGCTCTGCTATACAGAGGAATGATGGATCCTGGTTCAAAACCTGAAGCAGGGCGAGAACTGGCCTTAGAATACCAATTCTAAGCATCAGGATGCTCCTTTTCCCACTTGGTCTGGGAGCTTGCCCCCCATCTCACCTGCTTCCCCCGAGCCCCTTTAAAAAGGGGAAGTGAGGATCCACCTGGAGTTAGCAATGGAAAGGATGCCTTTGGGCAGAGAGAagtgggaagaagagagaagggcAGTTCTGTGTGGCAGTGCCCTggcaaggaagaggaaggcacccagcagagctgcaaaactAAGGGGAGGAGTGATGGCCTGCAGAGGTCATCAA
This genomic window from Strigops habroptila isolate Jane chromosome 8, bStrHab1.2.pri, whole genome shotgun sequence contains:
- the LURAP1 gene encoding leucine rich adaptor protein 1, whose protein sequence is MESGGEALPADLRDLATKVGRRPPAGLLRGLRADTAPAPPAPPAPARAARLPLAERLRALRLDMAYLRAVDVKILQQLVVVNEGIEAVKWLLEERSMLTSRCSSLASSQYSLVESQAASRRGSWDSLQDPNDPLDSISVGSYLDTLADDMDEYSQNAAETAAASASGRALVRAEQDWVRIDPERGLAKQEKGKAEHEWPHVDVSPPRLPQDHRFAKEPQVANGHLGQQLSPVEPGRDTKVPSGAGERPGKGNLGGKAHKAEADFENCKLNSKLHLEYDAHWRWLQSQDDVTFL